Proteins from one Pyrobaculum neutrophilum V24Sta genomic window:
- a CDS encoding SufD family Fe-S cluster assembly protein, producing the protein MASRGWLEEVRERAKAALGRPAPYGPDVDVAQFGDGGGPAGEGAVAEAAGRVGVSAGAPAYYIQGDNAYFRYLSRLPGVEVYRVEEFADAHPDLAREYLWRLVPPDLDKYTAVAALRGVGGYVVRVKAGAKVREPVLACLSIVRGGLQAPHNVVVVEEGAEAVVYTGCVIAPEAVGLHAAVSEFYVLRGAKLRFIMVHSWARAAHVRPRTGVLVEEGGEYVEYYANLQEVDSLQTSPRIVLKDGARAHATSVLLGLGRAKIDVGTTAVLEGDGAAAELTTRALAADSSSVVMRALVEAYKPSRGHVECSGLLLSDGARAVTVPQLAAYHRDAALTHEASIGRLAEEEINYLMAKGFTYEEAVSILVRGFVTTDIHRYLPEQARRYVENIEKLVAERAM; encoded by the coding sequence ATGGCTTCGCGGGGGTGGCTTGAGGAGGTTAGGGAGAGGGCTAAGGCGGCGCTTGGCCGCCCCGCCCCTTATGGTCCTGACGTGGACGTGGCGCAGTTCGGCGACGGGGGCGGGCCGGCTGGGGAGGGGGCTGTGGCGGAGGCGGCGGGGAGGGTGGGCGTGTCCGCGGGGGCGCCCGCCTACTATATACAGGGGGACAACGCCTACTTTAGGTACCTGAGCCGCCTCCCGGGGGTGGAGGTGTATAGGGTGGAGGAGTTCGCCGACGCCCACCCGGACCTCGCCAGGGAGTACCTCTGGCGCCTCGTGCCCCCCGACTTGGACAAATACACGGCCGTGGCGGCGCTCAGGGGAGTCGGGGGGTATGTGGTTAGGGTTAAGGCCGGGGCTAAGGTGAGGGAGCCGGTGCTGGCGTGTCTCTCCATCGTCCGCGGCGGCCTCCAGGCTCCGCACAACGTGGTTGTGGTGGAGGAGGGGGCGGAGGCGGTGGTCTACACGGGCTGCGTTATTGCGCCGGAGGCCGTGGGGCTCCACGCCGCGGTGTCGGAGTTCTACGTGTTGAGGGGGGCTAAGCTCCGCTTCATCATGGTGCACAGCTGGGCTAGGGCGGCCCACGTGAGGCCGCGCACGGGGGTGCTGGTGGAGGAGGGCGGGGAGTACGTGGAGTACTACGCCAACCTCCAGGAGGTGGATTCCCTCCAGACAAGCCCGAGGATCGTGTTGAAGGACGGGGCGAGGGCCCACGCCACCTCGGTCCTCCTGGGGCTTGGGAGGGCGAAGATCGACGTGGGCACCACAGCTGTGCTGGAGGGCGACGGGGCCGCGGCTGAGCTGACCACGAGGGCTCTGGCGGCGGACAGCTCCAGCGTCGTCATGCGGGCGCTGGTGGAGGCCTACAAGCCGTCTAGGGGCCACGTGGAGTGTAGCGGCCTGCTTCTCTCAGACGGCGCGAGGGCTGTGACTGTTCCGCAGTTGGCGGCGTATCACAGAGACGCGGCGCTTACCCACGAGGCCTCCATCGGCAGGCTTGCCGAGGAGGAGATCAACTACCTCATGGCAAAGGGCTTCACCTACGAGGAGGCCGTGTCTATCCTCGTGAGGGGGTTCGTGACGACGGACATCCACCGGTATCTGCCGGAGCAGGCGAGGAGGTACGTGGAAAACATTGAAAAACTGGTGGCGGAGAGGGCGATGTGA
- a CDS encoding ATP-binding cassette domain-containing protein — translation MLVVEGLSVWVGGRELLRGVSFSAARGEAVYILGPNGVGKSSLLKALMGIPGYEAPEGRVLLDCEDLSRLRPHERAARGLALAFQTPPRLQGVRVGALLGNICRKWGCDVREVARAVEVEHLLEREVGRLSGGEGKRVELATVLARRPKAALVDEPDSGVDVDSLQVVARALRKLAEEAALVVVTHGAHIARHLPPDKVCVLYGGGLRRCGGRELAEEVLAHGFAGVA, via the coding sequence GTGCTTGTGGTGGAGGGCCTCTCCGTGTGGGTTGGGGGGAGGGAGCTGCTACGCGGCGTTTCTTTCTCCGCGGCGAGGGGGGAGGCCGTGTACATCCTCGGCCCCAACGGCGTGGGGAAGTCCAGCCTCCTCAAGGCGTTGATGGGGATCCCGGGCTACGAAGCGCCGGAGGGGAGGGTCCTCCTAGACTGCGAGGATCTGTCCAGGCTTAGGCCCCACGAGAGGGCGGCTAGGGGCCTCGCCCTGGCCTTCCAGACCCCGCCGCGGCTACAGGGGGTGAGGGTGGGGGCCCTCCTGGGCAACATATGTAGGAAGTGGGGGTGCGACGTCCGGGAGGTGGCTAGGGCTGTGGAGGTGGAGCACCTCCTGGAGCGGGAGGTGGGGAGGCTGTCCGGCGGCGAGGGGAAGAGGGTGGAGCTGGCCACGGTGTTGGCCCGTAGGCCGAAGGCGGCGCTTGTGGACGAGCCCGACAGCGGCGTAGACGTGGACAGCCTCCAGGTGGTGGCGCGCGCGTTGAGGAAGCTGGCGGAGGAGGCGGCGCTCGTCGTGGTTACCCACGGGGCCCACATAGCTAGGCACCTGCCCCCGGACAAGGTCTGCGTCCTCTACGGCGGGGGGCTGAGGAGGTGCGGGGGGCGGGAGCTGGCGGAGGAGGTGCTTGCCCATGGCTTCGCGGGGGTGGCTTGA
- a CDS encoding PadR family transcriptional regulator: MGPPPWAFISRKGLREVALWLLSDRPMNGAELIRAVEEVTWGFWRPSPGSVYPLLRQLEAEGLARRREDGRYELTEAGRRAAKLIPWARGPRLGGPRSVEEVVEELESWALYLADVAATEPERVAPHRERIRKIAEVLQKV; this comes from the coding sequence ATGGGGCCTCCCCCGTGGGCGTTCATATCTAGGAAGGGGCTGAGGGAGGTGGCGCTGTGGTTGCTGTCCGACCGGCCTATGAACGGGGCTGAGCTGATTAGGGCTGTGGAGGAGGTGACGTGGGGGTTCTGGAGGCCCTCGCCCGGCTCGGTCTACCCCCTGCTGAGGCAACTGGAGGCGGAGGGGCTGGCGAGGCGGAGGGAGGACGGGCGGTACGAGCTGACTGAGGCGGGGCGGCGGGCCGCCAAGCTGATCCCCTGGGCTAGGGGGCCGAGGCTGGGCGGGCCGAGGAGCGTGGAGGAGGTGGTGGAGGAGCTGGAGAGCTGGGCCCTCTATCTAGCCGACGTGGCCGCCACGGAGCCCGAGAGGGTTGCGCCCCACAGGGAGCGGATTAGGAAGATCGCCGAGGTGCTTCAGAAGGTGTAA
- a CDS encoding fumarylacetoacetate hydrolase family protein produces MRLLTFRRGEVRKVGLLRGGRVLDLPEAYKATFGTEEAPDFLYDMRRLIALGDPALDVVRRLEREAKGPLYQPAEVRWEPPVPNPEKILCVAVNYRAHGAETGLEPPDKPYFFPKFPNALVGHEGYVLKHRVVQKLDWEVELVVVMGRPGKYVDPERALDHVFGYTVGLDMSMRDWQNPDEKTARQYGKNWIWGKTMDTAAPVGPHIVTKDEVPDPNKLALRLWVNGQLEQEGNTSHLIFNVQQLIHWASQGITLRPGDLIFTGTPPGVGWAKGRYLKGGDVVEAEVESIGLLRVYIAEE; encoded by the coding sequence GTGAGGCTCCTCACCTTCAGAAGAGGAGAGGTCAGGAAGGTCGGCCTCCTAAGAGGCGGAAGGGTGCTGGACCTCCCCGAGGCCTACAAGGCCACCTTCGGCACCGAGGAGGCCCCCGACTTCCTCTACGACATGAGGCGCCTCATCGCCCTCGGCGACCCCGCCCTCGACGTCGTGAGGAGGCTGGAGAGGGAGGCCAAGGGCCCCCTCTACCAACCCGCCGAGGTGAGGTGGGAGCCCCCCGTCCCAAACCCCGAGAAGATACTCTGCGTAGCCGTCAACTACAGGGCACACGGCGCCGAGACCGGCCTGGAGCCCCCCGACAAGCCCTACTTCTTCCCCAAGTTCCCAAACGCGCTGGTGGGCCACGAGGGCTACGTGCTGAAGCACAGGGTGGTGCAGAAGCTGGACTGGGAGGTGGAGCTGGTGGTGGTGATGGGGCGCCCCGGCAAATACGTGGATCCCGAGAGGGCCCTCGACCACGTCTTCGGCTACACCGTCGGGCTCGACATGTCCATGCGCGACTGGCAGAACCCAGACGAGAAGACGGCCAGGCAGTACGGCAAGAACTGGATATGGGGCAAGACCATGGACACGGCGGCGCCCGTGGGCCCCCACATCGTGACGAAGGACGAGGTGCCGGACCCCAACAAGCTGGCGCTGAGGCTTTGGGTAAACGGCCAGCTGGAGCAGGAGGGCAACACCTCCCACCTCATCTTCAACGTCCAGCAGCTGATACACTGGGCCTCCCAGGGCATAACCCTACGCCCCGGCGACCTCATCTTCACCGGCACGCCCCCCGGCGTGGGGTGGGCCAAGGGGAGGTACCTCAAGGGAGGCGACGTGGTGGAGGCCGAGGTGGAGTCCATAGGCCTGCTGAGGGTCTACATCGCGGAGGAGTAG
- the hemB gene encoding porphobilinogen synthase, whose translation MRYPAARPRRLRTSKIVRDAVAETALDPGDFIYPIFVKEGPGPEAIPTMPGQHRWPVGEELVKHVEEALALGVNKFILFGVVPEEQKDPHGSRGYDPEGPVPKALRLLKETFGDKALLFADVCLCEYTDHGHCGVVETAGGRWHVDNDKTIKLYAKEALVYADAGADFVAPSGMMDGQVAEIRKALDAHGFHHVGIMAYSAKYASAFYGPFRTAAASAPKFGDRRTYQMDPRNAHEALKEVAMDLEEGADIVMVKPALAYLDVIRLVKQHYPWAPLAAYNVSGEYAMVKAAAAAGYIDEKVTTLEILTAIKRAGADLILTYHAPEAAKWLKDGTPF comes from the coding sequence ATGAGGTACCCCGCCGCCAGGCCCCGCCGCCTAAGGACAAGCAAAATCGTTAGAGACGCGGTGGCGGAGACAGCCCTGGACCCCGGCGACTTCATCTACCCCATCTTCGTCAAGGAGGGCCCCGGCCCCGAGGCCATACCCACCATGCCCGGCCAACACCGGTGGCCCGTCGGCGAGGAGCTCGTCAAACACGTGGAGGAGGCCCTCGCCCTGGGAGTCAACAAGTTCATCCTATTCGGCGTGGTGCCCGAGGAGCAGAAAGACCCCCACGGCTCCAGGGGCTACGACCCGGAGGGCCCCGTCCCCAAGGCCCTCCGCCTCCTAAAGGAGACCTTCGGCGACAAGGCGCTCCTCTTCGCAGACGTCTGCCTCTGCGAATACACAGACCACGGACACTGCGGCGTGGTAGAGACCGCCGGCGGCAGGTGGCACGTCGACAACGACAAGACCATAAAGCTCTACGCCAAGGAGGCCCTCGTGTACGCAGACGCCGGCGCCGACTTCGTCGCCCCAAGCGGCATGATGGACGGCCAGGTGGCCGAGATCAGAAAAGCCCTAGACGCCCACGGCTTCCACCACGTGGGCATCATGGCATACAGCGCCAAATACGCCTCAGCCTTCTACGGCCCCTTCCGCACAGCCGCCGCCTCAGCCCCCAAATTCGGCGACAGGAGGACATACCAGATGGACCCCAGAAACGCCCACGAAGCCCTCAAAGAAGTCGCCATGGACCTGGAGGAGGGCGCAGACATAGTCATGGTAAAGCCAGCCCTCGCATACCTAGACGTAATCCGCCTAGTAAAACAGCACTACCCCTGGGCCCCCCTAGCCGCCTACAACGTCTCCGGAGAATACGCCATGGTAAAAGCCGCCGCAGCCGCCGGATACATAGACGAGAAGGTCACCACGCTGGAGATCCTAACCGCAATAAAAAGGGCAGGCGCAGACTTAATCCTCACCTACCACGCCCCAGAAGCCGCAAAATGGCTAAAAGACGGCACCCCCTTCTAG